The following are from one region of the Eubacterium sp. MSJ-33 genome:
- a CDS encoding bifunctional riboflavin kinase/FAD synthetase → MKKLAYNDVNIADTVVALGKFEGLHKGHMLLINKVLQLSHETGKQSVVFSIDMPGTKRIYTIPERNRILEEIGIDFNITCEFTKKFASMKPEAFVKDVLVERLHPEYVVVGNDFRFGKNRQGDVALLEELGNRYGYEVLAFEKLREQGTVISSSYIREQIEQGNVDLIQEYMGRPYSIAGIVQYGKQLGTTIGFPTANLIPDEEKLLVPNGVYETSLILDNLRYRGITNVGDNPTVDDDHKIKVETNILDYNGNLYGKYLKIEFIRQIRKEIKFDSIEALKNQIKSDILEVAHQ, encoded by the coding sequence GTGAAGAAACTAGCATACAATGATGTGAATATCGCGGATACTGTTGTGGCACTTGGAAAATTTGAAGGACTGCATAAGGGACATATGTTACTTATCAATAAAGTTTTACAGCTTTCTCATGAGACAGGAAAACAGTCGGTTGTTTTTTCTATTGATATGCCGGGAACGAAACGAATTTATACGATTCCGGAGAGAAATCGCATTCTGGAAGAGATAGGAATTGATTTTAATATTACCTGCGAATTTACGAAGAAATTTGCTTCAATGAAGCCGGAAGCGTTTGTAAAAGATGTTTTAGTAGAACGATTACATCCGGAATATGTTGTAGTGGGAAACGATTTTCGGTTTGGCAAAAATCGTCAGGGAGATGTTGCATTGCTTGAGGAATTAGGGAATCGTTATGGCTATGAGGTGCTTGCTTTTGAAAAATTGCGAGAGCAGGGAACGGTTATCAGTTCTTCTTATATACGGGAGCAGATTGAGCAGGGAAATGTTGATCTGATTCAGGAATATATGGGACGACCATACAGCATAGCCGGAATTGTACAATATGGAAAACAGCTTGGGACAACAATCGGATTTCCAACAGCGAACCTGATTCCGGATGAAGAAAAACTGCTGGTTCCTAACGGAGTCTATGAGACAAGTCTTATTTTAGACAATCTTCGTTATCGCGGCATTACAAACGTAGGAGATAATCCAACTGTGGATGATGATCATAAGATTAAGGTTGAAACAAATATCCTTGATTATAATGGAAATCTGTATGGAAAATATCTAAAAATTGAATTTATCCGTCAAATTCGAAAAGAAATCAAATTTGATAGCATAGAAGCCTTGAAAAATCAGATCAAATCGGATATACTAGAAGTCGCGCACCAGTAG
- a CDS encoding DHH family phosphoesterase: protein MKSELLKLIESAKTIGIFGHIRPDGDCVGSCLGLYNYIQDNYDTEVTVYLENIPDKFSFLKGAEAICHEPQSRVLDLAISLDCGDRDRHGCFYEFFGMAKKSACLDHHRSNQGFGDYYYCDADASSASEVLFRHIDSEKISPACAECLYLGIVHDTGVFKYPACKKETMQVAGELLSHGVDAQKIIDDTFYRVSYKQNLLMGQAMLNAKLVLSGQVVYTFVTKEMFETFGCGKEETDGIVDRIRVIDGVEVAIFVYQLGDAMKVSLRSIRKVDVSKIAVAYGGGGHIRAAGFEVTGDFETVVADIIKMIEEQL, encoded by the coding sequence ATGAAGAGTGAGTTGTTAAAATTAATTGAGAGCGCAAAGACAATTGGAATCTTCGGGCATATACGGCCGGATGGAGATTGTGTTGGTTCGTGTCTGGGATTGTATAATTATATTCAGGATAATTATGACACAGAGGTGACGGTATATCTTGAGAATATCCCGGATAAGTTCTCGTTCTTAAAAGGAGCGGAGGCAATCTGTCATGAACCGCAGTCGCGTGTGTTAGATCTTGCAATCTCGCTGGACTGTGGGGATCGCGACCGGCATGGATGCTTTTATGAGTTTTTTGGTATGGCAAAAAAAAGCGCATGTCTGGATCATCACAGAAGCAATCAGGGCTTTGGAGACTATTATTACTGTGATGCAGATGCATCTTCCGCAAGTGAGGTTTTGTTCCGGCATATTGATTCGGAAAAAATTTCGCCAGCCTGTGCAGAATGCCTGTATCTTGGAATTGTTCATGATACAGGAGTATTCAAATACCCGGCATGTAAAAAAGAGACGATGCAGGTAGCGGGAGAATTGCTGTCTCATGGTGTTGATGCGCAGAAAATCATTGATGATACATTTTACAGAGTCAGCTATAAGCAGAATCTGTTAATGGGACAGGCTATGCTGAATGCAAAACTTGTTCTTTCCGGTCAGGTTGTTTATACTTTTGTGACAAAGGAAATGTTTGAAACCTTTGGTTGTGGAAAGGAAGAAACGGATGGAATTGTTGATCGTATCCGCGTCATTGATGGCGTGGAGGTCGCAATTTTTGTGTATCAACTTGGCGATGCAATGAAGGTAAGTCTGCGTTCCATACGTAAAGTTGATGTGAGCAAAATTGCGGTTGCCTATGGAGGTGGCGGACATATCCGTGCTGCAGGTTTTGAAGTGACAGGTGATTTTGAAACAGTTGTTGCAGATATTATAAAGATGATAGAGGAACAGCTTTGA
- the truB gene encoding tRNA pseudouridine(55) synthase TruB has product MIDGIINVYKEQNYTSFDVVAKLRGILKQKKIGHTGTLDPMAEGVLLVCLGKATKLVDLLTEGNKCYRATMKLGYETDTEDVTGEKTVEGDSAVISGLTEETICKAILSFVGKYDQIPPMYSAIKKDGKKLYEYARASIEIEREARTVEIYDISNIVKEADDIYSFDVHCSKGTYIRSLCRDIGRKLSCMAVMSGLVRKDVHGFSVTDAMTLQEIEKRQTEGTLQQKILPVDALLQQYPAYEITEQAESYLKNGNKLSPRFFKNMGENREFRIRVYNADGFAALYDYKEEEQLYKPFKMFL; this is encoded by the coding sequence TTGATAGATGGAATTATAAATGTATACAAAGAGCAGAATTATACATCATTTGATGTAGTTGCAAAGCTGCGTGGCATATTAAAACAAAAAAAGATTGGGCATACCGGGACACTGGATCCAATGGCAGAAGGTGTCTTGTTGGTTTGCCTTGGAAAAGCAACGAAGCTGGTAGATCTTCTGACCGAAGGCAATAAATGTTACCGGGCAACGATGAAACTTGGCTATGAAACAGATACCGAAGATGTAACTGGTGAGAAAACTGTGGAAGGGGATTCGGCAGTGATTTCCGGTCTGACGGAAGAAACAATATGTAAGGCAATTTTATCTTTCGTAGGTAAGTATGATCAGATTCCACCGATGTATTCTGCCATAAAAAAAGACGGGAAGAAATTATATGAGTACGCAAGAGCAAGCATCGAAATCGAACGGGAAGCAAGAACGGTTGAAATTTATGATATAAGTAATATTGTGAAAGAAGCAGACGATATCTACAGCTTTGATGTTCATTGTTCGAAAGGAACGTATATCCGGTCCTTGTGTCGCGATATCGGAAGAAAACTTTCCTGCATGGCTGTGATGTCGGGATTGGTGCGTAAAGATGTTCATGGCTTTTCTGTAACAGATGCAATGACACTTCAGGAGATAGAAAAAAGACAAACAGAAGGAACTTTACAACAAAAAATTCTGCCTGTGGATGCACTCTTGCAACAGTATCCGGCATATGAGATTACCGAACAGGCAGAGAGTTATCTAAAAAATGGAAACAAACTATCTCCGCGTTTTTTCAAAAATATGGGAGAAAATCGGGAGTTTCGGATTCGGGTGTATAATGCAGATGGATTTGCAGCCCTGTATGATTACAAAGAGGAAGAACAACTATACAAGCCATTTAAAATGTTTTTATGA
- the rbfA gene encoding 30S ribosome-binding factor RbfA: MRKTSHKSQRINGEVQKELSRIIRMELKDPRINPMTSVTDVMVTQDLKYCKAYISVLGDTESAAETLKGLEQASGYIRRELARTVNLRNTPELSFVLDTSIEYGNYMSKRIDEVIKEDQSKQNEE, translated from the coding sequence ATGAGAAAGACAAGTCATAAATCACAGCGAATTAACGGGGAAGTCCAGAAAGAACTTTCCCGGATCATTCGGATGGAGTTAAAGGATCCGCGCATCAATCCCATGACATCCGTAACCGATGTCATGGTGACACAGGATCTGAAATATTGTAAGGCATATATTAGTGTACTTGGAGATACAGAGTCCGCAGCAGAGACATTGAAGGGACTGGAGCAGGCAAGCGGATATATCCGACGTGAGCTGGCACGAACAGTTAATCTGAGAAATACACCGGAGTTATCATTTGTTTTGGATACATCCATCGAGTATGGTAACTATATGTCAAAACGTATTGATGAGGTAATTAAAGAGGATCAGAGCAAGCAGAATGAAGAGTGA